One window from the genome of Sphingobacteriales bacterium encodes:
- a CDS encoding CoA pyrophosphatase has product MIQEAENVLKLISQQKLPGKEAQYKMAPENRKHEPAGWPEIKMPRDSGVLILIYPAENELHTVFIQRHHYQGFHSNQVSLPGGKYEKTDKDLYQTALRETSEELGIDTADIMFLSKLTPLFVPPSNFIIHPFVGYLPYRPVFHPDSKEVKSLFEVSFPEMLDEKNIQEKPIQFSNGEWHPTPCFVWKTYIVWGATAMIMSEFIELLKKCSSNGNFSNAAAT; this is encoded by the coding sequence ATGATTCAGGAAGCTGAAAATGTGCTGAAATTGATTTCTCAGCAAAAACTGCCGGGGAAAGAGGCACAATATAAAATGGCACCTGAAAACAGAAAACATGAGCCTGCCGGTTGGCCTGAAATAAAGATGCCCAGAGACAGTGGTGTTTTAATCCTTATCTATCCTGCTGAAAACGAGCTACATACAGTTTTCATACAACGCCACCATTATCAGGGCTTTCATTCCAATCAGGTATCATTGCCGGGAGGTAAATATGAAAAAACAGATAAAGACCTCTATCAGACCGCCCTTCGCGAAACATCTGAAGAACTGGGCATAGATACCGCTGACATCATGTTTTTGAGCAAATTAACGCCATTGTTTGTTCCGCCAAGCAATTTCATCATCCATCCTTTTGTGGGCTATTTACCCTACAGACCGGTTTTTCATCCCGACAGCAAGGAAGTCAAGTCACTATTTGAGGTGAGTTTTCCAGAAATGCTGGATGAAAAAAATATTCAGGAAAAGCCCATTCAGTTTTCAAATGGTGAATGGCACCCTACTCCCTGTTTCGTCTGGAAAACTTATATTGTTTGGGGAGCTACAGCCATGATCATGAGTGAGTTTATTGAATTGTTAAAAAAATGTTCTTCGAATGGTAACTTTTCAAATGCAGCAGCCACTTAA